CGGAGGTACGGCGGTTAATAGCAGCCATGAGGCgaatactttttttttttttttgtttacTACTGGCAGAATTAATATGAAGCTGATTAAATGAAATTTGATTTacttaatatagttatttgAAAAACCTGGTAGCCGCTATTAACCGCTGTAGCGGAGGGAAGCAGTCGGCAGTGCACATTACTTTACCGTCCTTATAAAACAATGATGGTTATGGCCTACCTTCTGCTAGGATAATAATATGCATTGACAATAGGTAGTGTTTCATCAACTATACAGCTTCCTATCCCGCTAATAAACACTCAGTCAGAACAACGCTCCCTCCACTCATATCATGCTCCGCCGTCTACCCCACAACCAACACCAGTCTCAACCCAAATGATATCCCTCTAGTCCCTTTACTCCCCTTTGCTTTTATACTCCTCCTCACTAACAGCCTCATGCCACACCGTCTtccccaacccaacaacaaaatgCGTCATCACactctcctcatccgcccCATGCCAATGCGTTGTCCCCGCCGGTGCCCATACAACATCTCCCGTGTTCAAACGACGAGGGACCCCTCCCTTATCGCAGATCCATCCATTGCCCGCAACCACTTTGATCATCTGTCCGTTCTCGTGGGTGTGCCAGTATGTGCGTGCGCAGGGAGTAAAGGTGACATTGGCGATGGAGGCGTCGCTGGCGAAGTGAATCGGGTCAAGGTAGACGTCTCCTGTGAAGGTGGCCGTGGGTTTGGCGCTTTTAGCGTCTGGTTTGTGggcggaggggatgatgattgattcaGGCATAGTTTTGTGTTTGATTTCTTGAAGCTTtattgggggggggggaggttTGTGGGTGTTGTGTGACTAGTCGAGGTGGGATGTGATAGGCTTCAGGACGTAGGGTTGGAACGGACGTAGTGAAATGATAATACTGCTGGTGGAAAAAGACGAGCATATTGGTTGTTCTCTGGTCAAATTCTTATACTCAAATACCCTAAGATGTATATACTAAAGTCTGGGTGAACATGTCAGCTGGTTCCCGTGGGGCTGCAGGCTGACGGTAGATCCACATTTATCTCCGGGCCCTTCATAGGAGTGAGTGTCATCAAGTCCGTTTTATCAATGAATCGTCGGCTGCCTTCCTGATCCCGCTCAGCCTGCATTATCGCGGGGAAATGGTGGTTCTCCACAAACATCGTTGCAAGTGGGTGCTCAGATCATCCCTTTAGCATCTCCATTTATCTCCGAGAGAATGTCTGTCATCCAGTCAGTCACATGACGAGTTTAGCTATCGTGCTATTTCGTACTTGTAATATGGCATCTGGTGTGTGTCAGGAGCAAGTTTCTAAGGTCATCTCTCCGACTTATACTAGACCCCTGAAAACTTATATCAGATGTACAGGCGATTTACTCCAGGGGGCTGGCAATCAACTAGACTTATTTCCCCAAGCAGAAGCATCCGGAGACATTCGAAGCATGTCCGGCTGCAAAAATTGACTAAAGTCAAGGCCCTGCAAGGTTGGCACATCAGCCACTAGCCCCTCCAGCCAGGATACTTCGTCAGAAGTTGCCATTTGCTGGAGCGACGACTCTGTGGCTGGTGACTGCTGATACTCATGGAGTACTGTACTCAACAACCTAGTGTCCGCACGTCTACGCCGTTCGTACAGAAGAATGAGTAAACACGCTGTGTTATACGCTTCCCTCATGGTTTCCGTATCGTAGGTAGAGGCCACCACCCTCAACGTTTGCATAGCTTCAGGCAGTAGCTCGAGTGCTGGGCTGGTGTCCATCTCGAGGATGATACTGATCATCTGGAACGGCACATTAGGTACATGGTGCCATGGAGAGCAGTCGGCAACCATTTCGCGTGATGCACATAGACTGCGTTTGAGTAGGTCAAGGACTTTGGTCATTGTGGTTGGCGATGCAGTGAGGTTTGTTAACCGGAGACGTCGGAGCAGACATAGAACCAAATTGCATTGgcaaagaagagagggtggTTTGGTGTGACTGCGGTTCAACGTCTGATGTAGTAGCTCTTCGATTTCCTGGTCTGGACGTTGGTTCTCCGGACCCAGACTGGCGGTTACAGGTAGGAGACCGAGGAGCTCTGTGGTGAAATCGCCGGGTCGCGACGAAGGCAGTCCGAGCGTATCACTGCACAGGGGAACTCGGGAAAGACCCAGATCGTAGGAGATCCAGAGGTTCAGATGTTGAGCGACACCAATGAGTCTCCGTCGAATATCGACATCATTATCGTCATCTGTTGATAGCTGATGGAGCTTGGAAGCTTCAATCAAGTGCATCAAGGTGGAGCTTGCCACCCAGCAGGGATACGGAGGGGCAGTCGTGCGCAGATAAATCACGCGCAGGGTCCATACAGTCACCAAGTGCAGTGAGGGACGGACACTTCCGATATGAGTCTCGGAGATCGAGCGCACCAGTTCGACCAAGTGAGACTCGGTGA
The window above is part of the Aspergillus luchuensis IFO 4308 DNA, chromosome 8, nearly complete sequence genome. Proteins encoded here:
- a CDS encoding cupin domain-containing protein (COG:S;~EggNog:ENOG410PQSC;~InterPro:IPR014710,IPR011051,IPR013096;~PFAM:PF07883,PF00190), translating into MPESIIIPSAHKPDAKSAKPTATFTGDVYLDPIHFASDASIANVTFTPCARTYWHTHENGQMIKVVAGNGWICDKGGVPRRLNTGDVVWAPAGTTHWHGADEESVMTHFVVGLGKTVWHEAVSEEEYKSKGE
- a CDS encoding uncharacterized protein (COG:K;~EggNog:ENOG410PZEQ;~InterPro:IPR036864,IPR007219,IPR001138;~PFAM:PF00172,PF04082;~go_function: GO:0000981 - DNA-binding transcription factor activity, RNA polymerase II-specific [Evidence IEA];~go_function: GO:0003677 - DNA binding [Evidence IEA];~go_function: GO:0008270 - zinc ion binding [Evidence IEA];~go_process: GO:0006351 - transcription, DNA-templated [Evidence IEA];~go_process: GO:0006355 - regulation of transcription, DNA-templated [Evidence IEA]); translation: MSDATALKRKRARLACEPCRERKRKCNGESPCSTCTSWGYECHYQAPRRVRSKPADRGTSIRDQNEPILESSPREVGRFTETLEVNSGAAFVRKIGLKVDPANAPKLNLFGWNVGRRKSPAGLAPVAAFPIVEILSLMQMRTLANVYFSKVDPCYGFIDSSDFFRRMDSRWQPNAVESTYDGVLAGVAALGCLFSGTNINITESHLVELVRSISETHIGSVRPSLHLVTVWTLRVIYLRTTAPPYPCWVASSTLMHLIEASKLHQLSTDDDNDVDIRRRLIGVAQHLNLWISYDLGLSRVPLCSDTLGLPSSRPGDFTTELLGLLPVTASLGPENQRPDQEIEELLHQTLNRSHTKPPSLLCQCNLVLCLLRRLRLTNLTASPTTMTKVLDLLKRSLCASREMVADCSPWHHVPNVPFQMISIILEMDTSPALELLPEAMQTLRVVASTYDTETMREAYNTACLLILLYERRRRADTRLLSTVLHEYQQSPATESSLQQMATSDEVSWLEGLVADVPTLQGLDFSQFLQPDMLRMSPDASAWGNKSS